The Kitasatospora sp. NBC_00374 genome has a segment encoding these proteins:
- a CDS encoding SGNH/GDSL hydrolase family protein — translation MENYATATVYRSYVAVGDSFTEGMCDELLPDGHFRGWADRVADALAAERPDEEFHYANLAVRGKLIGQICADQIGPAAAAGADLVTLAGGLNDVLRPGCDIAEVERQLGRAARELLAGGGTVVMFTSTDPVRRLAGGARLLPAILRMKAFVESIAAEHPGRVAVVDLFSAPCFDDRRLWDEDRLHLSPEGHRRVATAVLEALGRPADHDWRSPLPPAAPRGRTEKLRTDLRWLRLHLGPWIGRRLTGRSSGDGRAPKRPELLPYRGR, via the coding sequence ATGGAGAACTACGCCACCGCCACCGTGTACCGCAGCTACGTCGCCGTCGGGGACTCCTTCACCGAAGGCATGTGCGACGAGCTGCTCCCCGACGGCCACTTCCGGGGCTGGGCCGACCGGGTCGCCGACGCCCTGGCCGCAGAACGGCCGGACGAGGAGTTCCACTACGCCAACCTCGCCGTCCGGGGCAAGCTGATCGGCCAGATCTGCGCCGACCAGATCGGCCCGGCCGCCGCGGCCGGCGCCGACCTGGTCACCCTGGCCGGCGGACTGAACGACGTGCTGCGCCCCGGCTGCGACATCGCCGAGGTCGAACGGCAGCTCGGCCGGGCGGCCCGCGAACTGCTGGCCGGGGGCGGCACGGTGGTGATGTTCACCAGCACCGACCCGGTCCGCCGGCTGGCGGGCGGCGCCCGGCTGCTCCCGGCGATCCTGCGGATGAAGGCCTTCGTCGAGTCGATCGCGGCCGAGCACCCGGGCCGGGTCGCCGTGGTGGACCTCTTCTCCGCCCCCTGCTTCGACGACCGCCGGCTCTGGGACGAGGACCGCCTCCACCTCTCCCCGGAGGGCCACCGCCGGGTCGCCACCGCCGTCCTGGAAGCCCTCGGCCGCCCCGCCGACCACGACTGGCGCTCCCCCCTGCCCCCGGCCGCCCCGCGCGGCCGCACCGAGAAGCTCCGCACCGACCTGCGCTGGCTGCGCCTGCACCTGGGCCCGTGGATCGGCCGCCGCCTCACCGGCCGCTCCTCCGGCGACGGCCGCGCCCCGAAGCGGCCCGAACTGCTGCCCTACCGGGGCCGGTAG
- a CDS encoding alpha/beta fold hydrolase produces the protein MTTFVLVPGGWGGAWVWEEVAAELAARGHRAVPVTLPGLAERAGEDGGVDLDAHTADLSAVLAAEGPEVVLVAHSYGIFPAIGAVDAAPGRVARLVFLDTGIPEDGESLATTFPDEDYRAALAGLDPDGRCPVPDRDRLMRPGWGSIATLTEPQIERYLRLATPHPVAAFTGRVRLTGAWRTVPTTGIFCLRNGLSLDVARMLHGTGDPRFAKLAEPDTTFFELATGHYPMLEDPTALTDALTEAATGGGARLHPAATDR, from the coding sequence ATGACGACGTTCGTACTGGTGCCGGGCGGCTGGGGCGGGGCCTGGGTGTGGGAGGAGGTGGCCGCGGAGCTGGCGGCACGGGGGCACCGGGCGGTACCGGTCACGCTGCCGGGCCTGGCCGAGCGGGCCGGCGAGGACGGCGGGGTGGACCTCGACGCGCACACCGCGGACCTCTCGGCGGTGCTCGCCGCCGAGGGCCCGGAGGTGGTGCTGGTCGCGCACAGCTACGGGATCTTCCCGGCGATCGGCGCGGTCGACGCCGCTCCCGGCCGGGTGGCGCGGCTGGTCTTCCTCGACACGGGCATCCCCGAGGACGGGGAGTCGCTGGCCACCACCTTCCCCGACGAGGACTACCGGGCCGCGCTGGCCGGCCTCGACCCGGACGGCCGCTGCCCGGTACCGGACCGCGACCGGCTGATGCGGCCCGGCTGGGGCTCGATCGCCACGCTGACCGAACCGCAGATCGAGCGCTACCTGCGGCTGGCCACCCCGCACCCGGTCGCCGCCTTCACCGGCCGGGTCCGACTCACCGGGGCCTGGCGGACCGTGCCCACCACCGGGATCTTCTGCCTCCGCAACGGCCTCAGCCTCGACGTGGCCCGGATGCTGCACGGCACCGGCGACCCGCGCTTCGCCAAGCTCGCCGAGCCCGACACCACCTTCTTCGAGCTCGCCACCGGCCACTACCCGATGCTGGAGGACCCGACCGCCCTGACCGACGCCCTGACCGAGGCCGCCACGGGCGGCGGCGCCCGCCTCCACCCCGCCGCTACCGACCGGTAG
- a CDS encoding MerR family transcriptional regulator yields MVDEDGRGYGIGELAEAAGVSVKTVRFYSDSGLLPESGRSPGGHRRYGASALERLRTVRRLRALGLPLPAVAEVLRGDAEAAAALAVHRAEVERQLTDLRWRQAALEAVAEQPGALDLVGDALRTPPATDALAAFWRRVLPLRLPPRLVAAIIDAAVPDLPGSPTPAQALAYARLHAVATDRAAAAAIRTADGGSCDDAHLLYEGLGEAYELARLGAPDALDCFVGAHARAGRAADSPAFRRALVTRLTRPNPHMAAYWTHSGALRADPAPDMGTTHAVLTAELVRSVHAAATVSGTRPAPR; encoded by the coding sequence ATGGTGGACGAGGACGGCCGGGGCTACGGCATCGGCGAGCTGGCCGAGGCGGCCGGGGTCAGTGTGAAGACGGTGCGCTTCTACTCCGACTCGGGGCTGCTGCCGGAGTCCGGGCGCAGTCCGGGCGGGCACCGCCGGTACGGCGCGTCGGCGCTGGAGCGGCTGCGGACGGTACGGCGGCTGCGGGCGCTGGGTCTCCCGCTGCCCGCCGTCGCCGAGGTGCTGCGCGGGGACGCGGAGGCGGCTGCGGCGCTGGCCGTGCACCGGGCCGAGGTGGAGCGGCAACTGACCGACCTGCGCTGGCGGCAGGCCGCGCTGGAGGCCGTCGCCGAGCAGCCGGGCGCGCTCGACCTGGTCGGTGACGCGCTGCGGACGCCGCCGGCCACCGACGCGCTGGCCGCGTTCTGGCGCCGGGTCCTGCCGCTGCGGCTGCCGCCCCGGCTGGTGGCGGCGATCATCGACGCGGCGGTGCCGGACCTGCCCGGGTCGCCGACCCCGGCGCAGGCGCTCGCGTACGCCCGGCTGCACGCGGTGGCCACCGACCGTGCGGCCGCCGCGGCGATCCGGACGGCCGACGGCGGTAGCTGCGACGACGCCCATCTGCTGTACGAAGGGCTGGGCGAGGCCTACGAGTTGGCGCGGCTCGGCGCCCCGGACGCGCTGGACTGCTTCGTCGGCGCCCACGCCCGCGCCGGGCGCGCCGCCGACTCCCCCGCCTTCCGCCGGGCGCTGGTCACCCGTCTGACCCGGCCCAACCCGCACATGGCGGCGTACTGGACCCACTCGGGTGCGCTGCGCGCTGATCCCGCCCCGGACATGGGCACCACCCACGCGGTGCTGACGGCGGAGCTGGTCCGGTCCGTCCACGCGGCGGCGACGGTCAGTGGGACTCGGCCGGCTCCCCGGTGA